A window of Streptomyces sp. NBC_01224 genomic DNA:
GTTTCACTGCCGCTGCTCGCGCCCATCACTCGCGTCGTCGTCGTGCTCTCGATCGTCTTCTCCCTTCGTTCATTCGACCTCGTGAAGACGCTCACCGATGGGGGGCCGGCCGGTCAGACTGACGTCATGTACACCTACCTTTTCGACTATTTCTTCGGCACCGACCGCGGGAGCCAGTACGGGTATGCGTCTGCACTCGCCGTCGTCGCCAGCATCATTGCGGCGATCGTGTCACTCGTGTACATGGCGGTGTCCCGTGACAGGGCGGCACGGGAACAGACCGCGACAGCCAAGAAAGGCAAGCGATGAGTCGTCGAAAGACCTCAAGAGCCGCACTGCGACTGCTTGTCTACCTGTTCCTGACCACGGTTGCGATCATCACGCTCGTCCCTTTGGTCTATGCATTCTTCGCGTCATTCAAACCGTCAGCTGAGATTCTGACGAGTGGCTCGCAGCTCTTCCCGACCACATGGACGCTCGACAACTACGTGCGCGCGTGGGAGAAGGGCGGCTTCAGTCAGTACCTCCTCAACTCTGTGGTCGTTGCAGCCGGTGTTGTCGGAATCGACATCTTCGCCTCTTCCATGCTCGGCTACCTCCTGGCCAGACGAGCCGTTCCCTTCCATCGTACGATCTTCGCCGTGATGTCATTCACGCTCTTCGTCGGCGTGGGCACAGCCACTCTCTATCCGCGGCTCGAGATCGCGCAGATCCTGGGCGTCGACAACCTCCTCGGCGTCATTCTTGTTGAGCTCTCCGGTATTGGGATCATTCACGTGTTCCTCATCCGAGCATTCTGCGAGAGTTTGCCGATCGAGCTTGAGGAAGCCGGCCGGCTGGACGGCCTCGGGCTCTTCGGGGTGTACTCGCGGCTTGCACTGCCGCTCATGCGCCCGATTCTCGCAACGACCGGGGTCCTCGCATTCCAGGAAGCATGGAACAACTTCCAGATTCCGTATGTGTTCACGATCAGCGATCAAGAGCTCAGGACGCTGGTGGTGGGCGTGTTCGCACTCAGGAGCACCTCGGAGGGAACGCAGGCGTACGACCTGATGCTTGCCGGAGCGATGCTGATCGTCGTGCCCATCGTCATCCTCTTCTTCGTTTTCCAACGCTTCTTCATCCAGGGGATGACCGAGGGGAGCGTCAAGGGATGAATCGCTCAGTGATCGTCGGCGGGATCGCCAGAGCGTGTTCAATTTTCAGCTCGCTTGCCTGGCTCACCGTGCTCTGGGCACTCTGCTCGTTGCCTCTCGTCACCACCCCATTCGCAACGGTGGCACTCTACGACGGTGCAACACGTCTGCTGGACGGCGACGGACCGAGCTGGCGTCGATTCCTGTTCACTATGTGGAACCGGGCCACGACGACCATCTTCGCCATGGCGTTCATCGGGATACCCGGTGCGCTGACACTGAGCCTTGCATGGCTGGCGCGAAGCGGGGCAGGCCCCGCGGCATCCGGCGCCGCTCTGGCCGCAACGGCTGTCACGGCCGTGTTGATGGCGGTCGCCCCCGTCGCATGCCTCACCGCACCCACGCCGGAGGGGGTTATTCGACAGATCGGAGTCCTGGCCGTGACCCGGCCGATCCGCACTGTCGCCGCACTCACCCCCTGGGCGGCATCCTTGATCATCTTCACGATCTGCCCGCCACAGCTCGTCATCATCTTCGCGTTCGTCGCCATCAGCCTCGGCGCTGTCGGCAGCGTGGCGATACTCATCCCCGGCCGTACGGGGCCAAGCCCTCGAATATTCGTCCGGACAATCCCGCAATACACACCAAAGGGAATCACGCAATGAGAACACGGCACTTCACGCGTTGGGCAGCGGTTGCAGGGGCAGGCGCATCAATGGTTCTTCTCGCCGCATGCAGCTCCGGTACCACATCGTCCGACCAGGCGGTCAGTGTGTGGATTCAGAACGGCGCCCAGTCCAAGGCGATCCAGAGTTTCCTCGAGGAGTGGGGCAAGGACAACCACACCGAGATCGAGGTTACGGTTCAGGCTTCGGACTCCTACCTCGACGCGCTCCAGCTGGCGCTCAAGACCGGCAAGGGCCCCGATGTCTTCGATGCCTCGAATGCGCAGGCGCTGGCCCCGGCGGGGTTCCTCAAGCCGCTCGACGATGTCTTGAGCGGTGACGACCTGGCGGCATACGAGAGCGCGCTCCAGAAG
This region includes:
- a CDS encoding carbohydrate ABC transporter permease, producing MSRRKTSRAALRLLVYLFLTTVAIITLVPLVYAFFASFKPSAEILTSGSQLFPTTWTLDNYVRAWEKGGFSQYLLNSVVVAAGVVGIDIFASSMLGYLLARRAVPFHRTIFAVMSFTLFVGVGTATLYPRLEIAQILGVDNLLGVILVELSGIGIIHVFLIRAFCESLPIELEEAGRLDGLGLFGVYSRLALPLMRPILATTGVLAFQEAWNNFQIPYVFTISDQELRTLVVGVFALRSTSEGTQAYDLMLAGAMLIVVPIVILFFVFQRFFIQGMTEGSVKG